CAAGCGGTAGGCCGACACAGAGCCACCAAAACCTGAGCCAACAACCAAATAATCAACATCGTATTTCACGTTCGAAAGCACCTTTTTAAGCGCCAACACATAGCGCAACACAATTTGACAACAGAGCATGTCACTTTACATCTGACATCAACTCATGTCAAAATTTCTATATGTCAGAGCTAAATAATGAAAACACCCGTCATCAAGGGCCAAAATCCCCACAAGTATCACGCCGCTACCGTGGTAGCAGTGGCGATCAGCGCCGCAACGAACGCTACGAACAATTGCTCAATGCGGGCTTAAACGTGATTGGTAGCCAGGGTTATGCCGCAGCCAGTGTGCGCAGTATTTGCGCTGAAGCAGGCTTAACAGAACGCTATTTTTATGAGTCTTTCGCCAATCGTGAGGCATTATTAGCTGAGGTTTATCAAACCCAAACTCGTTTTCTAAAGGGACGAATGTTGGCGGCGTTTGAGCGCTCAGAACGGAACACCAGTGCCTTTTCTCGGGCTGGCTTAAAAGCCTTTTACGACACCCTTTATGAAAACCCGAATGTTGCCAGACTATTATTATTTGAAGTGCTGGGTGTCAGCGACACCATTGATTTGCTCTACTACGAAGCCATGGAAGAATTTGCGGTATTAATACGCACCTTGGCGGAATCGCTTGGTCTAGCAGATATTTCTGAGGTGCCAAACCAAGGTATGGTCTACGCAGGATTAGTGGGCGCCGTATTACAAATTGCCCGCCGCTGGGCGCTAACCAATTACAGTGAGCCAGTGGATAATGTTATCGAAAGCAGTTTATTTTTATTTGTTGCCGCCACCAACTACAGCGCCACACGCAGCTAACTATGATTGCTATTCCAATACGAGCTGAGAGCCAACTGACTCAAGCTCGGCTTTGTGCTGCTGCCATTCAGGCATCGCCTCCGCCATTAAGGCGTAAAACCGAGGGCTATGATTGAATTCTTGTAAATGGCACAGCTCATGAACTATCACATAATCAATGCAGCACTGCTTAGCTTTTATCAAATGTGTATTTAAGCAAATACGGCCATCGGCAGAGCAGCTCCCCCAGCGCGACCGCATCCGCCTAAGCCGTAATTGCGGTACGTCTTCCACCCACGGTAATCGCGCTGCCCAAAAACTTAATCTTTCACCAAAAATCACTTTCGCCTGCTGCAAATACCAACGCTGTAAGGCCTCTTTCACCTTGGTGCTCGTCTCTGCATTACCACTGATATGCAATATACCCTCGGCCATTGTTACAGCAGCTCGCCCCGCATTTACCGCAATAGCCAATACTAGTGGCTCCCCCATAAAATCATGGCGTTGACCGTGCTCGTAGCACGGCGCCGAAGCCCGCTGCAAACAATGCCAGTGCTGGCGTTCATATATCCAATCTCGGTGGCGGTGCAACATATCTTCGATGTCTACGGCCCGCGTCGTGAAAGGCGCCCGCAACACCACGCCTGCTGGCCCAACCTGAAGGCTCAACTTACGCCGCCGCCGGCGACTTCGAATAATGGTAATGGGGATGGTTTTATCTCGACACTGCAAGTATTGCTGACTTTGCAATTCCGCAGCGCGTTTAGATTTGAACTTCGTTAACATGGCCATCACTATGTGGATATAGGCGGTAACATGAACTGCCTTCTGCGGCAGACTTCCTCACAAATGCGGGGGAAATTCACAACTGAAGATCGCACCGCCATCTGGATTCGCAACAAAACGAATATCGCCACCGTGTCCCTGCATAATGGATTTTGACACCGACAAACCGATACCCATACCCCCCTCTTTAGAAGTCACAAAAGGGCTGAACAATTGCTCTTCGATTTCTGGCGCCAAGCCTTCGCCAAAATCTTTTACTTTAAAGCAAACCATTCCATTGTCTTGATAAGTACTGAGCTCTACCGGGTTTTTCTGGCCCGCTTTGGCGGTCGACTCCATAGCGTTGCGAATCAAGTTCAAAGCGACTTGTTG
This region of Zhongshania aliphaticivorans genomic DNA includes:
- a CDS encoding TetR/AcrR family transcriptional regulator, whose amino-acid sequence is MSELNNENTRHQGPKSPQVSRRYRGSSGDQRRNERYEQLLNAGLNVIGSQGYAAASVRSICAEAGLTERYFYESFANREALLAEVYQTQTRFLKGRMLAAFERSERNTSAFSRAGLKAFYDTLYENPNVARLLLFEVLGVSDTIDLLYYEAMEEFAVLIRTLAESLGLADISEVPNQGMVYAGLVGAVLQIARRWALTNYSEPVDNVIESSLFLFVAATNYSATRS
- a CDS encoding M48 family metallopeptidase, with translation MLTKFKSKRAAELQSQQYLQCRDKTIPITIIRSRRRRRKLSLQVGPAGVVLRAPFTTRAVDIEDMLHRHRDWIYERQHWHCLQRASAPCYEHGQRHDFMGEPLVLAIAVNAGRAAVTMAEGILHISGNAETSTKVKEALQRWYLQQAKVIFGERLSFWAARLPWVEDVPQLRLRRMRSRWGSCSADGRICLNTHLIKAKQCCIDYVIVHELCHLQEFNHSPRFYALMAEAMPEWQQHKAELESVGSQLVLE